A DNA window from Pogona vitticeps strain Pit_001003342236 chromosome 2, PviZW2.1, whole genome shotgun sequence contains the following coding sequences:
- the LOC140704558 gene encoding unconventional myosin-VIIa-like — protein sequence MIQYQKGLFSRNAPHIFAVTEMAYAFSQSSEKDQCIVISGHSGSGKTEAAKAIILYLSRLYQRQEGPGKKQPYDVLPILESFGNAKTILNDNSSRFGKFLHVHLRHGLMVGTSISHYLLEECRVVFQSPGERSFHVFYEFLAGLPTEQKEKLYLQESETCFYLNQASKWMTSEM from the exons ATGATCCAGTATCAGAAAGGGCTGTTCTCCAGAAATGCACc ACACATCTTTGCCGTCACAGAAATGGCATATGCCTTCTCACAGAGCTCGGAGAAAGATCAGTGCATTGTCATCAG TGGACACAGTGGTTCAGGGAAGACAGAAGCTGCCAAAGCTATTATCCTGTACTTGTCCAGGCTATACCAAAGGCAAGAAGGTCCTGGGAAAAAACAA CCCTATGATGTGCTACCCATCCTAGAAAGTTTTGGAAACGCCAAGACTATCCTAAATGACAATTCCAGCCGCTTTGGGAAATTCTTGCATGTCCACCTGAGACA TGGACTCATGGTGGGCACCTCTATCTCACACTATCTTTTGGAAGAGTGTAGAGTTGTTTTTCAG agTCCTGGTGAAAGGAGCTTCCATGTATTTTATGAGTTTCTGGCTGGGCTGCCCACAGAGCAGAAAGAAAAACTTTATCTGCAGGAGTCAGAAACGTGCTTTTATCTCAATCAGGCAAGTAAATGGATGACGTCAGAGATGTAG
- the LOC140704557 gene encoding unconventional myosin-Ic-like: MKALQMIDLSDDQLTSIWRVLAGILQLGNICFTSCEKESFEFAVIPSETEIQIIANLLHISADLLQRAITHRVTETCYDRIFTPLSVESAIDARDAIAKILYSLLFDWLLMKVNEWMAPLEMDSTVGILDIHGFEVTSFVHFMV, encoded by the exons ATGAAGGCTCTCCAGATGATAGACCTCTCTGATGACCAGCTGACCTCTATCTGGAGGGTGCTTGCTGGCATTCTGCAGCTGGGAAACATTTGCTTTACTTCTTGCGAG AAAGAGTCCTTTGAGTTTGCTGTCATCCCTAGTGAAACGGAAATCCAGATTATTGCCAATTTGCTGCACATTTCAGCAGATCTCCTTCAAAGAGCCATCACCCACCGTGTCACT GAAACTTGTTATGACCGGATATTCACCCCATTGTCAGTAGAAAGTGCGATAGATGCCAG GGATGCTATAGCCAAGATTCTGTATTCCTTGCTCTTTGATTGGCTGCTTATGAAAGTCAACGAGTGGATGGCTCCATTGGAGATGGACAGTACTGTTGGCATTTTAGACATACATGGCTTTGAGGTCACTTCCTTTGTTCACTTTATGGTGTGA